ACCGGGGAACTCTCGAATCCGATGACCTGACACTGTGGAAGATATTTTCCAATTGCCAAAGCAAGTGTTCCTAATCCCGAGCCGAGATCGTAGACGTTCCCCGTTGTGTCTGCAGGAATCATTCCCAGGAGGGTTTCCGTCTGTTTGCGGCTGGAAGGGGTAGGGGATATTCCATTCCGTAACGAGAAATATACAACGGAAGCCAGTATTGCCAACGGAACCAGCAGAGATCCAAGAATAATCATGAGATTTCTCCAAAGTAGCGCGGGCGTCCCGCCTGCGAGATTGTCGCGGACGAGACGTCCACGCTACTTTGTTTACTACTCTTCGGCAACCAGGGCGATCCAGTTGCCGTCGGGGCTGAACGCCATCCGGGTGATTTTTGTCAATCTTGCTGACGCAAGATCAACCTCTTCTTTCCAGTCCTTGTCTTTTTCGGGATTCCAGGAATAGATTTTGGAGCCGTTTGCGGTATAGATGCTTCCTGCCCCAGACCATGTATAATCTTCAGTTTCAGGAAAGAGCGGTATCAGGTCCCTTGTTTGTTTGGTTTCGGGATCGTATTCTTTAATTGTTCCTTTCTGTCCTGTCAGTTTTTGCACGAAGCTGATTTGAGTTTTTCCTGGGATTTTGTGCAGCGACCGACCTATATTTGATGCAATCAGGGAGGACTTTCCTGAAGCAATATCAGCAATTTGAAGGGTGGGAGGCTCACCCAGGATAAAGAGGGCAACGGTATTGGAATCAATCCAGGCGTGGTAGCCGATTGGTTTGATTTGCTCTAAAATAAGAACCGGGTCTCCACCGTTTAAAGGGAACTTCCATAGTCTTTGAGTGTTGTCTTTTTCGACACGAATTGTTGAAAAGAATTGGCCGTCCGGGGTGAGCGTAGGCGAATATTCGCTCTCGGCCGTTGCCGTTATTTTGCTGGCGGCGGCTTTGGCCACATCGTAAAGATAGATGTCTGCCTGGCCATCATCACCGATGGAAGTGTAAAAGAGTTTTCTTGAATCGGGCAGAAAACGAGGCTGATTGTCGTAACCTTTTCTCTGTGTGATGTTGCGTACATCAGCTGAATCAAATTTACAGTTTTTCAAATGAAGTAGAAAAATATCAGTGGCAGGAGGCGGAGCAGGCTGACTTTGTGTCTGCGTCTGTGCTTGAACCACAGATACGAGGATGAAACAAAGGATAAAGAGAATGAACTTTTTCATACAACAAAAGCTTAACATGAAGTCGGTAGGGGAAGGGCTTGTCCCTGCCCGTGTGGCCGAACACAATTCTATGCGGGCAGGCACAAGGCCTGCCCCTACCATCAATCCATTAGAGGAGCCCAATTGAGACGCCCCTCAGGATCTATGCGAACTCATTCCAACCGCAGGCACAGACCGCGAACGCATTCGCAGCAACACGCGCCGCGCCATCCACACAAACCATCGGGTCCACCTCAAGAAGTCTCGGGAATCCTGGAAGTTCTGCCAACAGGAATCGGCTTCTTGCGCAAACTGGAAAATGATCTGATGCCTTCCGAAGAGGACGCTTTTATTTCTTCATCGATGATCCGTCAAAAAGTGCTTCGCAGTGGGATGACCATCCGTGCCATGGCAGGGGACCGCAAAGCGGTGACTGAGATACTCGAGATCATTGGCAGCCAAACCTCCGAGGAAGCAGTTCCATTCGACCGGCAAATCAGCATTGATCCTGAAGAAAGATTTGTTTTGACGCCGGCCAGCACTTCTCAGGCGGATCGTTCCATGCGATTGTTGGAGCTCATGACACCGATCGGAAAAGGGCAACGCGCGTTGATTGTAGCTCCACCGAGA
Above is a genomic segment from bacterium containing:
- a CDS encoding class I SAM-dependent methyltransferase — encoded protein: MIILGSLLVPLAILASVVYFSLRNGISPTPSSRKQTETLLGMIPADTTGNVYDLGSGLGTLALAIGKYLPQCQVIGFESSPVPYVISQILASLSAAKNVKFRRLDFMNASFCDAKVILCYLYSGGMRKLKPKLET